CGGCAACAACGCACAAACCCCGCCCTCCACGACCGAGGCCACTCCTCCGCCGGATGTGAAGATCGATATTCCCGACATGCCGTCGGATAGCGGAAAGAAGTGATCGGCGAAGCACGAATCAAGCTGGCCGCTCAGGCCGATCCGAACTGAATTACCAGGCCGCCGCCGACGATGATTCCCATTCCGAGCGATGTGGCGGGGACGACCGTTTCACGAAATCGAACCGGCCGACCAGCACTCCAGCCATCGCGAATACGGCCGCGAAGACGCCGATCAGCTTCGCGAAACCCAGCGAATCGCGTTCACCGTCAAGCCATCGACGGCCAGCATCGCGCAGCCGACGGCGACCGACGCCGACCCCGGCCGCGCAACCCGCGTCAGCCGATCGCATCGCCGCCGATCTCCAAGCCGGCCGCCGCTAAAAAGGTGAACTCGACGTTAATGTGCTCGCCGAGTTTTGGCGTACTTTCGTTTCCTGGGAATTGGATCGCAATTTCGATTGAAGGCTATTGTCGAGCCGATTAAATGCAGTGGTTGACACTGTTCGCAGACCCTACTATGATTCGCTCAATCGGCCGATAGCATGCCAGAAAGTGCTTGGCCGGAATTTGTCGGGCCTTGTTCGGGCCCGCGAAAACCAGAGGGAAAGGAGCCGTCCGGCGATGACTCATGTCGTGTGCGAACCTTGTTTCGACTGCAAGTATACCGACTGCGTGGTGGTCTGCCCGGTCGAGTGCTTCTACGAAGGGGAGCGGATCCTGTATATCCATCCCGACGAATGCATCGATTGCGAGGCGTGCGTGCCGGAGTGCCCCGTCGAAGCAATCTTCCACGAAGACAACGTTCCCGACGAATGGAAGGACTTTACCGCGCTCAACGCCGAAATGGCCCCCCAATGTCCGGTGATTACGGAGAAGAAAGAGCCGCTTGCGGGGAAAGAGTGAAGCGTCGCGGATCCAGCTTGTTGCAGCATTACGGCGGCGGCTTCAAACGAGACCGCCGCTTTTTTTGCGCTTATGCGATAAGTGGCGTGGCGGCGCCCCCATCGTACCTCAAAGCCTCTCGCCCCTCACAGTCTCACAGCCGCTACTTCAGGTCCACCGACCAATAGGCGTTGTCCAAGAAGGTTTTCCAGCTTTCGTATTTCGGATTGCCGAGCTTCACGGTCAGCAGCGGGCTGCGCTTCGGACGCACCGGCGGACGGATCAATTTCAGATGCGCTTCGTGCGGCGTGCGGCCGCCTTTTTTGACATTGCACGCCACGCACGCGCAAACGATATTCTCCCAGCATGTGTCGCCGCCGCGGCTGCGCGGCATGACGTGGTCGAGGCTCAATTCGCTCGTGGGAAAATGCTTGCCGCAATACTGGCATTGGTTGCCGTCGCGGGCAAAGATGTTTCGCCGATTGAAGCGGATTGTTTGCCGCGGAATCCGATCGAACGACAAGAGCCGAATCACCCGCGGCACTTGCAGTTCGAAATTGATTCCTTGGA
This genomic interval from Pirellulales bacterium contains the following:
- a CDS encoding ferredoxin family protein encodes the protein MTHVVCEPCFDCKYTDCVVVCPVECFYEGERILYIHPDECIDCEACVPECPVEAIFHEDNVPDEWKDFTALNAEMAPQCPVITEKKEPLAGKE
- a CDS encoding HNH endonuclease, with product MHPSGKAGTSALSSSVLVLNRFYMAIHVINVRRALGLLFRELAEVIHLEEGQYANYDFASWREISELRAAFKEPHEDWIQGINFELQVPRVIRLLSFDRIPRQTIRFNRRNIFARDGNQCQYCGKHFPTSELSLDHVMPRSRGGDTCWENIVCACVACNVKKGGRTPHEAHLKLIRPPVRPKRSPLLTVKLGNPKYESWKTFLDNAYWSVDLK